One stretch of Desulfatibacillum aliphaticivorans DSM 15576 DNA includes these proteins:
- a CDS encoding SpoIIE family protein phosphatase: MSLRIKLTLLNLLLILVVGVTLTGYMASMQQRDLLHEKIIRAQSLLDNLIIQNKEVLILKDDFALEISARRFIKNQDILFLLVEYGNHRLFVTEEADKQYLQTIAESGQSESAFHKEPVRLLQKEMVVGDKVMGNYVLGLSLASLREKTAKTMERAALIASLLTLSFMLIALLVTRRMLRPIWDIGEFARDLGSGALGRQIEIKRKDEIGRLADVMNWMSKELLTAQNDLVQKQLLEQEFEIAQNIQQQFLPKEKIQVPNLLYETYFKPARQVGGDAFDFFQLADGKVGFMVADVAGKGVEGALGMIITITMLHTVISRGVNDPLKIMSQVNDELLTNLPGTMFVTMAFAVFDPEQGTLTLASAGHPEMYHMSADQTVNLFEENAGVPLGMVESELWETEIQQKEIRMKEGESLVIYTDGVTETFNEKGDLFGDENLTSFLDENRLLNPSEFVQALIDRLDSFRGQGDMLDDDITVLVLKHSA, from the coding sequence TTGAGTCTGCGAATAAAACTCACCCTGCTAAACCTGTTGCTCATTCTGGTGGTGGGAGTCACCCTGACCGGATATATGGCGTCAATGCAACAACGGGACCTGCTGCATGAAAAGATTATCAGGGCTCAATCCCTGCTGGACAATCTTATTATACAAAACAAGGAAGTCCTCATCCTGAAAGACGACTTCGCCCTGGAAATCTCCGCCAGGCGCTTCATAAAAAATCAGGACATTTTATTTCTGCTGGTGGAATATGGAAACCACCGGCTTTTTGTGACCGAAGAAGCCGACAAACAGTATTTGCAGACTATTGCCGAATCAGGCCAATCCGAATCCGCCTTCCATAAAGAGCCTGTGCGCTTGCTGCAAAAAGAGATGGTTGTAGGCGACAAGGTGATGGGAAATTACGTCCTGGGCCTGTCTCTGGCCAGCCTGCGGGAAAAAACGGCCAAGACCATGGAGCGGGCCGCCCTCATCGCCTCCCTGCTCACCCTCTCCTTTATGCTGATCGCTCTGTTGGTCACCCGCCGCATGCTGCGGCCCATCTGGGACATCGGAGAGTTCGCCCGGGACCTTGGTTCCGGCGCCCTGGGGCGGCAAATAGAGATTAAACGCAAGGATGAGATCGGCCGCCTCGCCGATGTTATGAACTGGATGTCAAAAGAGCTTTTAACCGCGCAAAACGACTTGGTCCAAAAGCAATTGCTGGAACAGGAATTTGAGATCGCCCAGAACATCCAGCAGCAATTTTTGCCAAAGGAAAAAATTCAAGTCCCGAATTTACTCTACGAGACCTATTTCAAGCCCGCCAGGCAGGTCGGCGGCGACGCATTTGACTTCTTCCAACTGGCTGACGGCAAGGTGGGATTCATGGTTGCGGACGTGGCCGGAAAGGGCGTAGAGGGCGCCCTGGGCATGATCATCACCATCACCATGCTTCATACCGTGATAAGCCGGGGCGTGAACGACCCTCTCAAGATCATGAGCCAAGTCAACGATGAACTGCTGACGAATCTGCCCGGAACCATGTTTGTCACCATGGCCTTCGCCGTGTTCGATCCGGAGCAGGGCACGCTCACCCTTGCGTCGGCTGGACACCCGGAAATGTATCATATGAGCGCTGATCAAACCGTCAATTTATTTGAGGAAAACGCCGGCGTCCCCCTTGGCATGGTTGAAAGCGAACTCTGGGAAACGGAAATCCAACAAAAAGAGATTCGGATGAAAGAGGGCGAAAGCCTGGTGATATACACGGACGGCGTCACCGAGACCTTCAATGAGAAAGGGGATCTTTTCGGCGACGAAAATCTGACTTCCTTTCTGGACGAAAACCGCTTGCTCAATCCCTCGGAGTTTGTGCAGGCGCTCATTGACCGTTTGGATTCCTTCAGAGGCCAGGGCGACATGCTGGATGACGACATTACCGTGCTGGTTCTGAAACATTCTGCATAA
- a CDS encoding SiaC family regulatory phosphoprotein, which yields MENLVFNDLTIEVGEPVSGKIRLDWKGKSNDRQPRKILDPFFVMVCDAAKEMQSAIEMHFEDLEYFNSSTITAIIQLIQDLRNKQVPLEIVYDQTMKWQKLSFDALKIFEKKQEGLLKISAIE from the coding sequence ATGGAAAATCTCGTTTTTAATGATTTAACCATCGAGGTCGGTGAACCCGTTTCGGGCAAAATCAGACTGGACTGGAAAGGGAAGAGCAACGACCGTCAGCCCCGGAAAATCCTCGATCCGTTCTTTGTAATGGTCTGCGATGCAGCCAAGGAAATGCAATCCGCCATTGAGATGCATTTCGAGGACCTGGAGTATTTTAACTCCTCCACCATCACCGCCATCATTCAGTTAATCCAGGATTTGCGGAACAAGCAGGTTCCTTTAGAAATAGTCTATGATCAGACCATGAAATGGCAGAAGCTCAGTTTTGACGCTTTGAAGATATTTGAGAAAAAACAGGAAGGGTTGTTAAAAATAAGCGCCATCGAATAG
- a CDS encoding adenylate/guanylate cyclase domain-containing protein has product MTSDRRKLRDLTTIAEISLKLTSELEPESLFYLIVFYASVLLEAGKAVLWVVDPETNEHKVKAVHGYENDQEMLNQVYLGSFNAEWGEDEAPFTVVRPQARAKLPFLNPGCEYEAIVAPVSGKREAIGALIVEDKLSGEPFSSYDGEILHLLAAHAGIAIENARLYQEQDRLVQLRTRDLEAERNKSEQLLLNILPDEVYRELKTRGRVTPKRHDSVTILFADFVDFTAHAEKISPEELIDDLEASYALFDEIVEARGLEKLKTIGDSYMCAGGLTVLNENHAMDCVQAGLDMVESIKAIKQARQALGINSWDVRVGIHTGPVVAGVIGQTKFSYDVWGEAVNLASRMEANGIPNKVNISEATYLQVKDQFQCDPRGMIRLKGIGKAQMYLVKALKDRKCD; this is encoded by the coding sequence TTGACATCGGATAGACGCAAGCTAAGGGATCTTACAACCATCGCCGAAATCAGCCTGAAGCTGACTTCGGAGCTGGAGCCGGAGTCCCTGTTTTACCTTATTGTCTTTTACGCCTCCGTGCTTTTGGAGGCGGGCAAGGCCGTGCTTTGGGTCGTAGATCCTGAGACGAACGAGCATAAGGTGAAGGCGGTCCATGGTTATGAAAATGACCAGGAGATGTTGAATCAGGTGTATCTGGGGTCGTTCAACGCGGAATGGGGGGAGGACGAGGCGCCTTTTACTGTGGTGCGGCCCCAGGCTCGCGCAAAACTGCCGTTTTTAAATCCCGGCTGCGAGTATGAAGCCATTGTGGCGCCGGTTTCGGGAAAGCGGGAGGCGATCGGCGCTCTCATTGTTGAGGACAAACTCAGCGGCGAGCCTTTTTCATCCTATGACGGGGAGATTTTGCATCTGCTGGCGGCTCATGCCGGGATCGCCATAGAGAACGCCCGGCTTTACCAGGAGCAGGACCGGCTTGTGCAGCTCCGCACCCGCGACCTGGAGGCCGAACGCAACAAGTCGGAGCAACTGCTGCTTAACATCCTGCCGGATGAGGTTTACCGGGAGCTCAAGACGCGGGGGCGCGTCACGCCCAAGCGCCATGACAGCGTCACCATACTTTTTGCGGATTTTGTGGATTTTACGGCTCACGCCGAGAAAATATCGCCCGAAGAATTGATAGACGACCTGGAGGCCAGCTACGCCCTGTTTGATGAGATCGTGGAAGCCCGCGGCCTGGAAAAGCTGAAGACCATCGGCGACTCCTACATGTGCGCCGGAGGTCTGACTGTCTTGAACGAAAACCACGCCATGGATTGCGTGCAGGCCGGCCTTGACATGGTGGAGAGCATCAAGGCCATCAAACAGGCCCGTCAGGCCCTGGGCATCAACTCCTGGGACGTGCGCGTGGGCATCCATACCGGGCCGGTGGTGGCGGGGGTCATCGGCCAGACAAAGTTCAGCTATGACGTTTGGGGGGAAGCGGTCAACCTGGCCAGCCGGATGGAGGCCAACGGCATTCCCAACAAAGTAAATATTTCAGAGGCCACCTATTTGCAGGTGAAGGACCAATTCCAATGCGATCCGCGCGGCATGATCCGCCTTAAGGGGATTGGAAAGGCTCAAATGTATCTGGTGAAGGCCCTTAAAGACCGGAAGTGCGATTAA
- a CDS encoding lycopene cyclase domain-containing protein codes for MQSNCLYQYYYLWSVALLVPFWALILYKKKTGWEEIIYIGILAGAGAMFFDRYVSFRDYWHPQTISDLYNFESFLYGFFYGGISAKIYEVIARVDYAPARSPRWLPAAALVLVNAVVFVTMMVFVRLNSVENFMAMLAATTALLLIIRPDLVKVCAFSGLIMLVFNLCWYWVILLIYPDAFKDIWSPAIQKGPMLFKIPLLEHGFILAVGCSSPLLYKVVASSRLASQVQFEEEGEAPSLTRKILDAAGRFAVPIAALAIVLFRMIVFGTTPIRLKKLLSFFL; via the coding sequence ATGCAAAGCAATTGCCTCTATCAGTATTACTACCTCTGGAGCGTCGCCCTGCTGGTTCCCTTCTGGGCGCTGATTCTGTACAAAAAGAAAACCGGGTGGGAGGAAATCATATACATAGGCATTCTGGCGGGCGCGGGCGCCATGTTTTTCGACCGGTACGTATCATTCCGGGACTACTGGCATCCCCAGACCATTTCGGACTTGTACAACTTCGAGAGCTTCCTCTACGGATTTTTTTACGGCGGAATATCCGCAAAAATTTACGAGGTCATCGCCAGGGTTGACTACGCGCCGGCCCGAAGCCCCAGATGGCTGCCCGCTGCGGCCCTGGTTTTGGTGAACGCCGTGGTTTTTGTAACCATGATGGTTTTCGTCCGGCTGAACTCCGTGGAGAATTTCATGGCTATGCTGGCGGCCACAACCGCCCTGTTGTTGATCATCAGGCCGGACCTGGTCAAGGTTTGCGCCTTCTCCGGCCTGATCATGCTTGTTTTCAATCTGTGCTGGTACTGGGTGATCCTGCTTATTTACCCGGACGCTTTCAAGGATATCTGGAGCCCCGCCATCCAAAAAGGCCCCATGCTTTTTAAGATCCCCCTCCTGGAGCACGGATTCATCCTGGCTGTGGGCTGCTCCTCGCCCTTGCTGTACAAAGTGGTTGCAAGCAGCCGCCTGGCCTCTCAGGTGCAGTTTGAAGAAGAAGGGGAGGCCCCAAGCCTTACCCGGAAGATTTTAGACGCTGCAGGACGGTTCGCCGTGCCCATCGCAGCCCTTGCAATCGTCCTCTTCCGCATGATCGTCTTCGGAACAACCCCCATTCGTTTGAAAAAACTGCTTTCTTTTTTTCTGTAA
- a CDS encoding hybrid sensor histidine kinase/response regulator codes for MIDTLRKQLRDYFQTVLFPGTESEPAWLALREELLQLIVIGGSILGALVLLPSAVLTVMEGKWGVAVLDFIIYEWILSLLLFRQYLSYKIRAYSLCHLVYLLGVMIFVQLGPLRPGLVYLFCFQVFAAVLLGARAAVYAGLLNVLALTAIGVMLHLGMMDMAVPLDRPVFRWSVIGANFLLASIIVAAIITAVGNGMNRALRMQKASAAIIKEKAQAQMRANQALEASEKQFAMALQGSLEGLWDWNLQTRSVAFSLDWKRMLGYTKFEIGNTMDEFIGRVHPEEQGRMSALFEGLKAKDGADSFERKCRMRLKNGEYNTFWVRGHVQRDDQGHMLRVLGSQTNLTQMNRAEAALKESEDNYRALVEQSLQGVAIFSLDPPEMMYVNPSLSRMLGYSPSELKKLPFDRLKQWLHPGDQHSLQGAVERLLARKPVPPLMEYRLKDRDGNLIWLEASSARIRYQGRDALLTTALDVTQKKKAEQERANLEEKLRQFEKKRAFGEAAGGVVMDVSGYLGPIIKQAESAERNLPPDHPAKRDLLVICKMAREAADLAIQVSEVQTLSKREGASVNVVRIVDESVQSIQSEAREHVRIKRLGSYRCRTVRGDHQGIRQMIYALCSRAWKAAAVNEGEMTVSLEEARIGQADLAPDSLLYPGVYLRLSVSHPCRGNEPEIPLKVYSPLVFKDIPCMEGNVDLLLIQFIVKRHDGEFQVSCKPNKGFTYSIVLPLEGAPEEARRVLDIGALPAGNERILMVDDEKPILDMTRQTLERLGYQVTALTSAAGAWEKFQENPGKFDIVITDYNMPGMTGDKLVRNLFSLRPQIPVIMCTGFSEKFSENLARELGIVEYVTKPVLMQEFAHTIRKVLDGPQDAPGSLQGGGYDKGMEKIVQGMVHGRSMAKI; via the coding sequence TTGATAGATACATTGAGAAAACAATTAAGGGATTATTTTCAAACCGTGCTTTTTCCAGGAACGGAATCGGAGCCCGCTTGGCTGGCTTTGCGGGAGGAATTGCTGCAGCTCATTGTTATTGGAGGCTCCATTCTGGGCGCCCTCGTGCTTTTGCCAAGCGCCGTGCTTACCGTCATGGAAGGGAAGTGGGGCGTGGCGGTCCTGGATTTTATTATTTATGAGTGGATTTTGTCCTTGCTGCTGTTCCGGCAATATCTCAGTTATAAAATACGGGCGTACAGTTTATGCCATTTGGTTTATTTACTGGGCGTCATGATTTTTGTGCAGTTGGGGCCTCTTCGTCCAGGCCTGGTTTATCTGTTTTGCTTCCAGGTTTTCGCGGCGGTGCTGCTTGGCGCACGCGCGGCGGTGTATGCAGGACTGTTGAACGTGCTGGCGTTGACGGCGATCGGGGTCATGCTGCACTTGGGGATGATGGATATGGCCGTTCCCCTGGATCGTCCGGTTTTTCGCTGGTCCGTCATAGGCGCCAATTTTTTGCTGGCAAGCATCATTGTGGCCGCGATCATTACGGCGGTGGGCAACGGCATGAATCGGGCCTTACGCATGCAAAAGGCGTCCGCAGCCATCATCAAGGAAAAGGCCCAGGCGCAGATGCGGGCGAATCAGGCCCTGGAAGCCAGCGAAAAGCAGTTTGCCATGGCATTGCAAGGATCTCTTGAAGGGTTATGGGACTGGAACCTTCAAACCAGGAGCGTGGCGTTTTCCCTGGATTGGAAGAGGATGCTCGGGTACACGAAGTTTGAAATCGGCAATACCATGGACGAGTTCATTGGCCGGGTTCACCCGGAAGAGCAGGGGCGTATGAGTGCGCTGTTTGAGGGTTTAAAGGCCAAGGACGGCGCTGATTCCTTTGAGCGAAAGTGCCGGATGAGGCTGAAAAACGGCGAGTACAACACCTTTTGGGTGCGGGGCCATGTCCAGCGCGACGACCAGGGGCATATGCTTCGCGTGCTTGGATCGCAGACAAACCTTACCCAGATGAACCGGGCGGAGGCCGCGCTTAAGGAAAGCGAGGATAACTATAGGGCTTTGGTTGAGCAGTCCCTTCAGGGCGTCGCCATATTCAGCCTGGATCCTCCTGAAATGATGTACGTCAACCCGTCCCTGAGCAGGATGCTGGGGTATTCCCCCTCTGAGCTTAAGAAACTTCCCTTTGATCGACTGAAGCAATGGCTGCACCCGGGAGACCAGCACTCGCTGCAAGGCGCCGTGGAAAGGCTCCTGGCCCGGAAGCCCGTGCCTCCCCTTATGGAATATCGCCTCAAGGACAGGGATGGAAATCTGATCTGGCTGGAGGCTTCCAGCGCCCGGATTCGGTATCAGGGCAGGGACGCCTTGCTCACGACCGCCTTGGACGTTACGCAGAAGAAAAAGGCGGAGCAGGAGCGGGCCAACCTGGAAGAAAAATTGCGGCAGTTTGAAAAAAAACGGGCGTTTGGCGAGGCGGCGGGGGGAGTCGTCATGGACGTCTCCGGCTATCTGGGGCCCATCATCAAACAGGCGGAGTCGGCGGAGCGAAATCTTCCCCCGGATCATCCGGCAAAGCGGGATTTGCTCGTAATTTGTAAGATGGCCCGAGAGGCCGCGGATCTGGCCATCCAAGTCTCTGAGGTTCAAACTCTTTCAAAACGGGAGGGCGCCTCCGTGAATGTAGTCCGGATTGTGGATGAATCGGTTCAGTCCATCCAATCGGAAGCCCGGGAGCACGTCCGCATAAAAAGGCTGGGGAGCTACCGGTGCAGAACCGTCAGAGGCGATCATCAAGGCATACGTCAAATGATTTACGCCTTATGTTCGCGGGCCTGGAAGGCGGCGGCCGTAAATGAGGGCGAAATGACAGTTTCGCTAGAGGAGGCGCGTATAGGACAGGCTGACTTGGCGCCGGATTCCCTCCTATATCCTGGAGTCTATTTGCGCCTGTCCGTGTCGCATCCCTGTAGGGGAAACGAACCGGAGATACCGCTAAAAGTTTACAGCCCGCTGGTTTTTAAAGACATTCCATGCATGGAAGGCAATGTGGACCTTCTTTTGATTCAGTTCATCGTCAAACGCCATGACGGGGAGTTTCAGGTCAGCTGCAAACCCAATAAAGGCTTTACTTATAGTATTGTTCTTCCTTTGGAGGGCGCCCCCGAGGAAGCAAGGCGTGTGCTGGACATAGGCGCTCTTCCGGCGGGGAACGAACGAATTTTAATGGTGGATGACGAAAAACCCATTTTGGACATGACCCGGCAGACCTTGGAACGTTTGGGCTACCAGGTGACGGCCTTGACTTCCGCCGCCGGCGCCTGGGAAAAATTTCAGGAAAATCCGGGCAAGTTCGATATCGTCATCACGGATTACAATATGCCGGGCATGACCGGCGACAAGCTGGTCCGGAATCTGTTCAGCCTCAGGCCGCAGATTCCGGTTATTATGTGCACGGGGTTTTCCGAGAAGTTTTCGGAAAATCTGGCCAGGGAGCTTGGGATTGTGGAATACGTCACCAAGCCCGTACTTATGCAGGAATTCGCCCATACCATCAGAAAAGTCCTGGATGGGCCGCAGGATGCCCCCGGCTCCCTTCAAGGGGGCGGATATGACAAGGGCATGGAAAAAATTGTCCAGGGCATGGTCCATGGTCGCAGCATGGCTAAAATCTGA
- a CDS encoding SGNH/GDSL hydrolase family protein, which yields MKNRCAVLCLVLALFMFCVPAYATMDAYVPPDVENLIVFGDSLSDSGNIQLITGGASPSASGYWQGRFSNGPTWCEVAADFMDIDNDVLLMESTITNSIVMGKLALTPPVEPETTYGTPIFFNNAFGGAETGACDTDFLFQVNGWLNAGYTIPEKSLVVVWIGGNDFLGMSDPSTAPAVIGNAVNNIYTGMATLTGLGADHIAVCNLPNLGDTPLYHGTDMEDDVLTLTVGFNQALSGALATFSAAYPNVAVYPVDIFSMGEKTHETPAVYGVTNLYDRAIEPAVAAVALDEIDNIAQYAAADGYLYWDDVHPTRAAHKQIAAQVYGTIFMGNANADYIKTEGTTGDAIGIAGVNCTVTSVEFANWGATFQTNRPENMLYGLLDIEAALNTPGDTAEIEIYLPKALPGGYSWYKYINNKWVDFVQVYKDTNGLEGALISADRKTITLYIDDNGEYDLDNVLGLIQDPSGAGVVESDKPADAGKDDNCFVRSMGADASSLLPLAMLAAILGLGLAVRRMR from the coding sequence ATGAAAAATCGTTGCGCAGTTCTATGCCTTGTACTCGCTTTATTCATGTTTTGCGTCCCGGCCTATGCAACCATGGATGCTTATGTGCCGCCGGATGTGGAAAACCTGATCGTTTTCGGGGACAGCCTGTCCGATTCAGGGAATATTCAGTTGATTACCGGAGGCGCAAGCCCCAGCGCCAGCGGCTATTGGCAGGGAAGGTTTTCCAACGGCCCCACATGGTGCGAGGTCGCGGCTGATTTCATGGATATCGACAACGACGTCCTTTTGATGGAATCGACCATTACCAATTCCATTGTAATGGGCAAACTCGCCTTGACGCCCCCTGTGGAGCCCGAAACCACTTACGGCACGCCCATCTTCTTTAACAATGCGTTCGGCGGCGCCGAAACCGGCGCGTGCGACACGGACTTTTTGTTTCAGGTCAACGGCTGGCTTAACGCCGGGTACACCATACCCGAAAAATCCCTGGTGGTGGTCTGGATAGGCGGAAACGACTTTTTGGGCATGAGCGATCCTTCCACGGCTCCTGCAGTCATCGGCAATGCCGTCAATAACATATACACCGGCATGGCCACCCTGACGGGACTGGGCGCGGACCACATCGCCGTCTGCAACCTGCCCAACCTGGGCGACACGCCTTTGTATCACGGCACGGATATGGAAGACGACGTCTTGACCCTGACAGTGGGCTTTAATCAGGCCTTGAGCGGCGCCCTGGCGACCTTCAGCGCCGCCTACCCCAATGTTGCCGTGTATCCCGTAGACATCTTCTCCATGGGAGAAAAAACCCACGAAACCCCCGCCGTATACGGCGTTACCAATCTCTACGACCGGGCCATCGAACCCGCAGTCGCCGCTGTGGCGCTGGATGAAATTGACAATATCGCCCAATACGCCGCCGCCGACGGCTACCTGTACTGGGATGACGTACACCCGACGCGGGCCGCCCACAAGCAGATTGCAGCCCAGGTTTACGGCACGATTTTTATGGGCAATGCTAACGCCGACTACATTAAAACCGAAGGGACCACCGGAGACGCCATCGGCATTGCAGGCGTCAACTGCACAGTCACTTCCGTGGAATTCGCCAACTGGGGCGCCACCTTCCAAACCAACCGCCCAGAAAACATGCTGTACGGCCTGCTGGACATCGAGGCGGCCTTGAACACTCCGGGCGACACGGCGGAAATCGAAATTTACCTGCCCAAGGCATTACCCGGGGGATACTCCTGGTACAAGTACATCAACAACAAATGGGTGGACTTCGTCCAGGTATATAAGGACACTAACGGACTGGAAGGCGCTCTGATCAGCGCAGACCGCAAAACCATCACGCTGTATATCGACGACAACGGCGAATACGATCTGGACAACGTCCTTGGCCTGATCCAGGATCCCTCCGGCGCAGGCGTCGTGGAATCCGACAAGCCTGCTGACGCCGGCAAGGATGACAACTGCTTTGTGCGCTCCATGGGCGCAGACGCATCCTCCCTCCTGCCCCTGGCCATGCTGGCCGCAATCCTGGGCTTGGGCCTGGCCGTCCGCCGCATGCGTTAA
- a CDS encoding sigma 54-interacting transcriptional regulator — translation MKFSEFVNAYIQIVGAGASIQDCAEILAGAPGKNLLIADDPHHIQGILTLREIARALAAQAPPLAPAREFASTDFQRVLPGESLPETAEGSPAYWLVAESGRIIGVVSRSRVSEQIHKGSLSVMRRMSIFLDSIYNPVVAIDAEGLVIFCNKSLAKVSGKSVEEILGKPISDLFEDSQLIRIIRTGKAESTQKVRLGGKVYMTNRTPIFMGGRIVGATAVLQDISELEAISNELEHTRRISLELDAIIESSFDGIYVTDGEGRTLRVNKAYERTTGIRREDVVGHTMAELVERGFFNESVSMRVLENRKGESLVQKVKNGKTVMVTGTPIFDDQGEISLVVTNVRDVTELYNLQNELGRMEVLRTRYENELEQLRESAGAAPSVVIRSKKMKEVHELAMRLARVDATVLVQGESGVGKEIFADLIHTNSPRKDKPFVKISCAAIPEQLLESELFGYEAGAFTGAKAKGKAGIFESADGGTIFLDEIGEMPLSLQAKLLRVLQDKKIMRVGANHSMDVDIRILAATNRDLSRMVDKGAFRNDLYFRLNVVPVVIPPLRERKEAIVNFAYHFLEKYNRKYGFAKQIAPDVLDILYDYDWPGNVRELENTVERMVVVTKGDVIEPADLPEKLRIAPKSGLAHALGGGSLKSALEGLEREILQQALETHGSTHKAAKAMGVNQSTVVRKLQRYGIDPKKNNGD, via the coding sequence ATGAAATTCTCCGAATTCGTCAACGCATATATTCAAATCGTGGGCGCCGGCGCCTCCATCCAGGATTGCGCGGAAATCCTGGCCGGCGCTCCGGGCAAAAACCTGCTGATTGCGGACGATCCCCATCATATCCAGGGAATCCTGACCTTAAGGGAAATCGCCCGGGCCCTGGCCGCCCAGGCGCCGCCCCTGGCCCCGGCCAGGGAATTCGCCAGCACGGATTTCCAGCGCGTATTACCCGGCGAATCGCTGCCGGAGACGGCCGAGGGCTCGCCGGCCTATTGGCTGGTTGCGGAGTCAGGCAGGATCATCGGCGTGGTCAGCCGGTCCCGGGTTTCGGAGCAAATCCACAAAGGCTCCCTGTCCGTCATGCGGCGGATGAGCATCTTCCTGGACTCCATATACAATCCGGTGGTGGCCATCGACGCCGAAGGCCTGGTCATCTTTTGCAACAAATCCCTGGCCAAGGTTTCGGGCAAAAGCGTGGAGGAAATCCTAGGCAAGCCCATCAGCGATCTATTCGAGGACTCCCAGCTCATCCGCATCATCCGTACGGGAAAAGCGGAATCCACCCAGAAGGTGCGCCTTGGCGGCAAGGTGTACATGACCAACCGCACCCCTATTTTCATGGGCGGCCGGATCGTGGGCGCCACGGCCGTGCTCCAGGACATCTCCGAACTGGAAGCCATCTCCAACGAGCTGGAGCACACCCGGCGCATCAGCCTGGAGCTGGACGCCATCATCGAGTCCTCCTTTGACGGCATATACGTGACGGACGGCGAAGGCCGCACCCTCCGTGTGAACAAGGCCTACGAACGCACCACGGGCATCCGCCGGGAGGACGTTGTGGGCCATACCATGGCCGAATTGGTGGAGCGGGGCTTTTTCAACGAGTCGGTTTCCATGCGGGTTCTGGAAAATCGCAAAGGCGAGTCTTTGGTGCAAAAGGTCAAAAACGGCAAGACCGTCATGGTCACCGGAACCCCCATCTTCGACGACCAGGGCGAAATCTCCCTGGTGGTCACCAATGTGCGCGACGTGACCGAGTTGTACAACCTCCAGAACGAACTGGGGCGCATGGAAGTGCTCCGCACCCGGTACGAAAACGAACTGGAGCAGTTGCGGGAGTCCGCTGGCGCCGCACCCTCGGTGGTCATCCGGTCCAAAAAAATGAAGGAGGTCCACGAACTGGCCATGCGCCTTGCCAGGGTGGACGCCACCGTGCTGGTCCAAGGGGAGTCGGGCGTGGGCAAGGAAATTTTCGCGGACCTGATTCACACCAACAGCCCCCGCAAGGACAAGCCCTTCGTCAAGATAAGCTGCGCCGCTATCCCCGAGCAATTGCTGGAATCCGAGCTATTCGGGTACGAGGCCGGCGCCTTCACCGGCGCCAAGGCCAAGGGCAAGGCCGGCATTTTCGAAAGCGCGGACGGCGGAACCATTTTCCTGGACGAAATCGGGGAAATGCCCCTGAGCCTCCAGGCCAAGCTCCTGCGCGTGCTTCAGGATAAAAAAATCATGCGCGTAGGCGCCAACCATTCCATGGACGTGGACATCCGCATCCTGGCGGCCACCAACCGGGACCTGTCCCGGATGGTCGATAAAGGCGCCTTTCGCAACGATCTCTATTTCCGGCTGAACGTGGTGCCGGTGGTGATTCCTCCCCTGCGGGAGCGCAAGGAGGCCATCGTCAACTTCGCCTATCATTTTCTGGAGAAATACAACCGCAAATACGGCTTCGCCAAGCAAATCGCCCCGGACGTCCTGGACATCCTCTACGACTACGACTGGCCGGGGAACGTGCGGGAATTGGAAAACACGGTGGAGCGCATGGTGGTAGTCACCAAGGGAGACGTGATCGAACCGGCCGATTTACCCGAGAAGCTGCGAATCGCCCCTAAGTCCGGCCTGGCCCATGCGCTGGGCGGCGGGTCTTTGAAAAGCGCCCTGGAGGGTCTGGAGCGGGAAATCCTGCAACAGGCCCTGGAAACCCACGGCTCCACCCACAAGGCGGCCAAGGCCATGGGCGTCAACCAGTCCACGGTGGTCCGCAAGCTCCAGCGCTACGGAATCGATCCGAAAAAGAACAACGGGGATTAG